Proteins encoded within one genomic window of Polaribacter sp. NJDZ03:
- the cobW gene encoding cobalamin biosynthesis protein CobW: MNKKIPITIVTGFLGVGKTTLVHNMLKNANGKRIAVLVNEFGEVDVDGQLIASSECDDEGCNLIQLPNGCICCTVQEEFLPSMLQLLERKHEIDHIVIETSGLSMPKPLVKAVNWPDLKPHITIDAVITVVDAVGIATGEICDRERVQAQRLADDSLDHETPIEELFLDQLGCADLVLVSKRDLIDDEKFEEVTKIITAKARPNTKIIAVVNGELDNDLLLGVEASAEDDVDNRHSIHEEHHKSGNHHHHNDDIKTVLLEYTETADIKVLVKDLKKLVEDNEIYRIKGFVNIPNKPMRMVLQGVGARFDYYFERPWGENEARKTNLVVIGKNIELTKNNEVITHAHSHDHGHSHSHSH; encoded by the coding sequence ATGAACAAGAAAATACCAATTACCATAGTTACCGGATTTTTAGGTGTAGGGAAAACAACTTTAGTGCATAATATGCTAAAAAATGCCAACGGAAAGCGTATTGCTGTTTTGGTAAATGAATTTGGAGAGGTAGATGTAGACGGACAATTAATTGCTTCATCGGAATGTGATGATGAGGGTTGTAATTTAATTCAGTTACCAAACGGTTGTATCTGCTGTACGGTGCAAGAAGAGTTTTTACCTTCTATGTTGCAATTGTTAGAGCGTAAACATGAAATTGATCATATTGTGATAGAAACGTCTGGTTTATCGATGCCAAAACCTTTGGTAAAAGCAGTGAACTGGCCAGATTTAAAGCCTCATATTACTATTGATGCTGTAATTACGGTGGTAGATGCTGTAGGAATTGCTACTGGAGAAATTTGCGATAGAGAACGTGTGCAAGCGCAACGTTTGGCAGATGATTCTTTAGACCACGAAACACCTATTGAAGAGTTATTTTTAGATCAGTTAGGTTGTGCAGATTTGGTTTTAGTGAGCAAAAGAGATTTAATTGATGATGAAAAGTTTGAAGAGGTTACTAAAATAATTACAGCCAAAGCAAGACCTAATACCAAAATTATTGCGGTTGTAAATGGAGAATTGGATAATGATTTATTATTAGGTGTGGAAGCTTCTGCAGAGGATGATGTAGATAACCGTCATTCTATTCACGAAGAGCACCATAAATCTGGAAACCACCACCACCACAACGATGATATTAAAACAGTTTTATTAGAATATACCGAAACTGCGGATATTAAAGTTTTAGTAAAAGATTTAAAAAAGCTTGTAGAAGACAACGAGATTTATAGAATTAAAGGTTTTGTAAATATCCCTAACAAGCCAATGCGTATGGTTTTACAAGGTGTTGGTGCTCGTTTCGATTATTATTTTGAAAGACCTTGGGGAGAAAATGAAGCTCGCAAAACAAATTTAGTGGTTATTGGTAAAAATATAGAATTGACTAAAAATAATGAAGTGATAACGCATGCTCATAGTCATGATCACGGACATTCTCACTCTCATTCTCATTAA
- the cobN gene encoding cobaltochelatase subunit CobN → MHLISTIPGGWNPNDEGVFYIDQSPGDIVFLSSADSDLFMMNNAYKLIHNSVDNAPTFRFANLSYFKQELTIDTYVDEVISAAKIVVLKLLGGKAYYNYLCEAITDCCEENNIQLVFLPGDNKPDLELMQSSNIPLKDVDLIWKYIQAGGLENCKASLQLISNRITNTVVIPDAIKTIPDLFLYHPKEGIYTSSTENKEKKQAIIFGYRSYYLSNNLAPIHSIIDALEQQGISAIALMAAGYREHDIQQQIFNLLKTHQTENPQVIINTTGFSVQGFNDTTQSLFDVFNVPVIQAIMGSCNRESWLEGSFGLPPTDIAMNIALPEVDGKIISKVISFKESVEKDALTDSEVVSYVPNLEGCEFVAQMAKAWINLQEKTNADKKIALVLPNYPNNNSRLANGVGLDTPQSTLQILAQLAAENYALAADYPKTTKELIHKLTNSVTNDLETINTLNERHAIKLDEAIFYKYYNQLSKTLKDTVEAQWGNPKDSPNYKEGSFLIPGFISNNVLVSIQPSRGYNLDLQASYHSPDLPPPPAYLAYYIWLQHSFKADALVHIGKHGNLEWLPGKSVALSKETCFPAAILGAIPHFYPFIINDPGEGTQAKRRNQAIILDHLIPPMTRAENYGDLLKLELLIDEFYESALVDKRRASLIKTKIETLVNETHLKSDLNEDGKDIDALLEVIDGYLCELKESQIRGGLHILGKLPREEKLIDLIVALHRLPQGDLKGITQCLSVDLQLNFDPINVVYSDKLEKDIFGISCRTYGQAVELLENKAKNLVSQLFNNDVLENIGQYTNQILNYIQQHTVPVLEKTSNEISHLIKGLNGQYIPAGGSGAPTRGRIDILPTGRNFYSVDVRTVPSETAYQLGKKSAQNIIDRYLQENGEYPTSIGLSVWGTSTMRTSGDDIAQALALIGVIPVWQGSNRRVKDFKVLSTLELRRPRVDVMLRISGFFRDAFPDLISLFNAAVEKVATLDETDEQNPIKKRFDEEKLQWQEEGLDEKQANERALYRVFGSKPGAYGAGLQGLIDGKNWTTSDDLAQAYINWSGYAYYGKDNSGKSAHETFKKRLSNIEVVMQNQDNREHDILDSDDYYQFQGGMTAAVNTIKGSQPETYFGDHSRPDNPKVKSLKEELLKVFRSRVVNPKWMQGMQEHGYKGAFEMAATMDYLFAYDATTNLIEDFMYQQITETYLFDEQNKAFIEEHNPWALKDMSERMLEAIQRGMWENPSEEIIEELKEIYKNADAITE, encoded by the coding sequence GTGCATTTAATTTCTACCATACCAGGCGGCTGGAATCCTAATGATGAAGGGGTGTTTTATATAGATCAATCTCCGGGAGACATTGTTTTTTTATCTTCGGCAGATTCCGATTTATTTATGATGAATAATGCCTACAAATTAATACATAATTCTGTAGACAATGCACCTACTTTTCGGTTTGCAAATCTTAGTTATTTTAAACAAGAATTAACGATAGATACGTATGTTGATGAGGTAATTTCTGCTGCAAAAATTGTAGTTCTTAAACTTTTGGGAGGAAAAGCCTATTACAATTATCTTTGTGAAGCAATTACAGATTGTTGCGAAGAAAACAATATTCAGTTGGTGTTTTTACCTGGTGATAACAAACCAGATTTAGAGTTGATGCAATCTTCTAACATTCCGTTAAAGGATGTCGATTTAATTTGGAAATACATACAGGCTGGTGGACTAGAAAACTGTAAAGCTTCTTTGCAATTAATAAGCAACAGAATTACAAATACAGTTGTAATTCCGGATGCTATAAAAACCATTCCCGATTTATTTTTATATCACCCAAAAGAAGGGATTTATACTTCATCAACAGAAAATAAAGAAAAAAAACAAGCTATTATTTTTGGGTATAGAAGTTATTATTTATCTAATAATTTAGCTCCTATACATAGTATTATTGATGCTTTAGAACAACAAGGAATTTCTGCAATTGCATTAATGGCAGCTGGGTATCGAGAACATGATATTCAGCAACAAATTTTTAATTTATTAAAAACCCATCAAACAGAAAACCCCCAAGTTATTATCAATACTACAGGGTTTAGTGTGCAAGGATTTAATGATACTACACAGAGCTTGTTCGATGTGTTTAATGTACCCGTTATACAAGCAATTATGGGAAGTTGCAATAGAGAAAGTTGGCTAGAAGGTAGTTTTGGATTGCCGCCTACCGATATTGCCATGAATATTGCGTTGCCAGAGGTGGACGGGAAAATTATATCGAAAGTAATTTCGTTTAAAGAATCGGTAGAAAAAGATGCTTTAACAGATTCTGAAGTGGTTTCTTACGTTCCGAATTTAGAAGGTTGTGAGTTTGTAGCTCAAATGGCTAAAGCGTGGATTAATCTACAAGAGAAAACAAATGCTGATAAGAAAATTGCGTTGGTTTTACCTAATTATCCAAATAACAATAGTCGTTTAGCAAATGGTGTTGGATTAGATACACCACAAAGTACGTTGCAAATTTTAGCACAATTGGCAGCTGAAAATTATGCCCTTGCAGCCGATTATCCTAAAACGACCAAAGAACTTATACATAAGTTAACTAATTCTGTTACCAACGATTTAGAAACGATAAATACATTAAATGAACGCCACGCTATTAAATTAGACGAAGCTATTTTTTATAAGTACTACAATCAGCTTTCTAAAACACTTAAAGATACAGTAGAAGCACAATGGGGAAACCCAAAAGATTCACCAAATTATAAAGAAGGTTCTTTTTTAATTCCGGGTTTTATTTCTAATAATGTGTTGGTGAGTATTCAGCCAAGTAGAGGTTATAATTTAGATTTACAAGCCAGTTATCACTCGCCAGACTTACCTCCTCCTCCAGCCTATTTAGCGTATTATATTTGGTTGCAACATAGTTTTAAAGCAGATGCTTTAGTGCATATTGGCAAGCACGGAAACTTAGAATGGTTGCCCGGAAAAAGTGTTGCTTTAAGTAAAGAAACCTGTTTCCCTGCAGCTATTTTAGGCGCTATTCCGCATTTTTATCCGTTTATTATTAATGATCCAGGAGAAGGCACACAAGCTAAAAGAAGAAACCAAGCAATTATATTAGACCATTTAATTCCGCCAATGACACGCGCCGAAAATTATGGCGATTTACTAAAATTAGAACTGTTAATTGATGAGTTTTACGAGTCGGCTTTGGTTGATAAAAGAAGAGCTAGCTTAATTAAAACAAAGATTGAAACGCTGGTAAATGAAACCCATCTTAAATCTGATTTAAATGAAGACGGCAAAGATATTGATGCGTTATTAGAAGTTATTGACGGTTATTTATGTGAATTGAAGGAATCGCAAATTAGAGGTGGTTTACATATTTTAGGAAAACTACCTAGAGAAGAAAAATTAATCGATTTAATTGTTGCCTTGCATCGTTTGCCACAAGGCGATTTAAAAGGAATTACACAGTGTTTATCAGTAGATTTACAACTCAATTTTGATCCTATAAATGTTGTCTATTCAGATAAACTTGAAAAAGATATTTTCGGTATTTCTTGTAGAACTTACGGACAAGCAGTAGAATTGCTAGAAAACAAAGCGAAGAACCTTGTAAGCCAATTATTTAACAACGATGTTCTAGAAAATATTGGACAATACACCAATCAAATATTAAACTATATACAACAACATACAGTACCCGTTTTAGAAAAAACAAGTAATGAAATCAGTCATTTAATTAAAGGCTTAAACGGTCAATACATTCCTGCTGGAGGTTCTGGCGCTCCCACAAGAGGACGCATAGATATTTTACCTACGGGACGAAATTTTTATTCTGTTGATGTACGTACTGTTCCCTCTGAAACCGCTTACCAATTAGGAAAAAAAAGTGCTCAGAATATTATTGATCGCTATTTACAAGAAAACGGAGAATACCCTACTTCTATCGGTTTATCAGTTTGGGGTACTTCTACCATGCGAACCAGTGGCGATGATATTGCCCAAGCATTGGCCTTAATTGGTGTAATACCCGTTTGGCAAGGAAGCAACCGAAGAGTAAAAGATTTTAAAGTCCTCTCTACTTTAGAATTGAGAAGACCTCGAGTAGATGTAATGTTGCGTATTTCTGGTTTTTTTAGGGATGCCTTTCCTGATTTAATTTCTCTCTTTAATGCCGCAGTAGAAAAAGTAGCTACGCTAGATGAAACCGATGAACAAAACCCAATAAAGAAACGTTTTGATGAAGAAAAACTGCAATGGCAAGAAGAAGGTTTAGATGAAAAACAAGCCAATGAAAGAGCTTTATATCGTGTATTCGGTTCGAAACCTGGTGCGTATGGTGCAGGTTTACAAGGTTTAATTGATGGAAAAAACTGGACAACTTCGGATGATTTAGCACAAGCGTATATTAATTGGAGTGGTTATGCGTATTACGGAAAAGACAATAGTGGAAAATCTGCACACGAGACCTTTAAAAAACGATTGTCTAATATTGAAGTCGTAATGCAAAATCAAGATAATAGAGAGCATGATATTTTAGATTCTGATGATTATTATCAGTTTCAAGGAGGAATGACGGCAGCCGTAAATACTATAAAAGGATCTCAACCAGAAACGTATTTTGGAGATCATTCTAGACCTGATAATCCGAAGGTAAAATCTTTAAAAGAAGAGTTATTAAAAGTTTTTCGCTCTAGAGTTGTAAACCCAAAATGGATGCAAGGGATGCAAGAACATGGGTATAAAGGGGCTTTTGAAATGGCTGCTACCATGGATTATTTGTTTGCTTATGATGCTACCACCAACTTAATAGAAGATTTTATGTATCAACAAATTACAGAAACTTATTTGTTTGATGAACAGAATAAAGCTTTTATAGAAGAACACAATCCTTGGGCTTTAAAAGACATGTCTGAGCGTATGCTAGAAGCTATACAAAGAGGTATGTGGGAAAATCCATCCGAAGAAATTATTGAAGAATTGAAAGAAATCTATAAAAATGCAGATGCTATTACAGAATAA